In Leishmania major strain Friedlin complete genome, chromosome 12, one genomic interval encodes:
- a CDS encoding putative ornithine decarboxylase has translation MGDHDVALCQVSHYNHANYWDFVPLPTVTDDTGCESLRHNSDSERIRMAPPPSASKAGAAEERLPPCERRLLDQYHIHLQPANRNPLSRADSAAGRKEAAETPAQVQMMACVAAADSTADQHAPVAATQDLVDLFFLEGSQAVDGLCFSPYPIYGWRTAEERRAAVCEVFKAYNVVTRLPASPAALAAAQRRDSRHQHSAIAPINKSVIETREQYWRRLSNLYIQKGVKDAAAAADAATTTATNGAVPAAPAYEPEDPFYIIDLGRVVEQMARWRHELPMVRPYFAVKSNPQPAVLEVLSALGAGFDCASKEEIHMVLGRHLVASPDDIIFANPCKQLGDLCEAQACGVTYVTVDNPLEMEKIGRLMPSAHVIIRIKTNDSKAQCCFSTKFGAPLEDVDGLLKVARQLNVAVCGVSFHVGSGNDDQSAYLSAVRDAYHVFQQAAQYGFKCTLLDIGGGFPGTEVVQGSGNTSFEIIARTIRPVLAELFGGGDVTIISEPGRYFTAASHALLMNVFASRTLRLSDVEVSRQAFQSVVSMDEPEEYQYYVNDGLYHSFNCILYDHAHPTLLLLNDGDGADGVKSGTAAAAVCSEEEGGMSLSGPLVNDPLFVSAWDRRRSFARRPLRMTTIFGPTCDSMDCILKKQPFPEMKLGDWLLVPDMGSYTTAAAGFFNGFATRRREWVSSVNLCARPKPVYTREGNTLRCMSE, from the coding sequence ATGGGTGATCATGACGTCGCTCTCTGCCAAGTCAGCCACTACAACCATGCGAATTACTGGGACttcgtgccgctgccaacGGTCACCGATGACACGGGATGCGAAAGTCTGCGTCATAACAGCGATTCCGAAAGGATAAGaatggcgccgccgccgtccgcaTCGAAGGCGGGCGCGGCCGAGGAGCGCCTGCCCCCCTGCGAGAGGCGTCTATTGGATCAGTACCACATCCACCTCCAACCCGCCAACCGCAACCCGCTGAGCCGAGCCGATTCCGCTGCTGGTCgaaaggaggcggcggagacCCCCGCGCAGGTGCAGATGATGGcttgtgttgctgctgcggactCGACTGCGGATCAGCACGCCCCTGTTGCAGCCACTCAGGACCTCGTGGACCTCTTCTTTCTTGAGGGCAGCCAGGCCGTCGACGGTCTGTGCTTCTCGCCCTACCCCATCTACGGCTGGCGCACGGCCGAAGAGCGCCGGGCTGCCGTTTGTGAGGTGTTCAAGGCGTACAACGTGGTCACGCGCCTGCCCGCCTCGCCGGCTGCCCtggccgccgcgcagcgccgcgacagCCGCCACCAACACTCCGCCATCGCCCCCATCAACAAGAGCGTGATCGAGACGCGTGAACAGTACTGGCGCCGCCTGTCGAACCTGTACATCCAGAAGGGTGTAAaagatgctgctgctgccgccgacgctgcgaCTACGACGGCGACGAACGGTGCCGTCCCCGCTGCCCCCGCCTACGAACCCGAGGATCCGTTCTACATCATCGACCTCGGCCGTGTTGTGGAGCAGATGGCGCGCTGGCGTCACGAGCTGCCGATGGTGCGCCCTTACTTTGCCGTGAAAAGCAACCCGCAACCGGCTGTTTTGGAGGTGCTCAGCGCCCTCGGCGCCGGCTTCGACTGCGCGTCCAAGGAAGAAATACATATGGTGCTAGGTCGCCACCTCGTGGCGTCGCCGGACGACATCATCTTCGCCAACCCGTGCAAGCAGCTCGGCGACCTGTGTGAGGCGCAGGCGTGCGGCGTCACCTACGTGACGGTGGACAACCCGCTGGAGATGGAAAAGATCGGTCGCCTGATGCCCTCCGCCCACGTGATCATCCGCATCAAGACGAACGACAGCAAGGCCCAGTGCTGCTTCTCCACCAAGTTCGGTGCCCCCCTTGAAGATGTCGATGGCCTACTGAAGGTGGCCCGCCAGCTCAACGTCGCCGTGTGCGGCGTCAGCTTTcacgtcggcagcggcaacgacgaCCAGTCTGCGTACCTGTCCGCGGTACGCGACGCCTACCACGTCTTCCAGCAGGCAGCCCAGTACGGCTTCAAGTGCACCCTCCTCgacatcggcggcggcttccCGGGCACAGAGGTCGTCCAGGGCAGCGGCAATACCTCTTTCGAGATCATCGCCCGCACTATTCGACCGGTACTGGCGGAGCtcttcggcggcggtgatgtcACCATCATCAGTGAGCCCGGCCGCTACTTCACAGCTGCCTCGCACGCGCTTCTCATGAACGTATTCGCCTCCCGCACGCTGCGACTCTCCGATGTCGAGGTGAGTCGCCAAGCCTTCCAGTCCGTCGTGTCGATGGACGAGCCCGAAGAGTACCAGTACTACGTCAATGACGGCCTCTACCACAGCTTCAACTGCATCCTCTATGATCACGCCCACCCAACGCTTCTCCTGCTAaacgacggtgacggcgctgacggagtgAAGagtggcacggcggcggcagcggtgtgcagcgaggaggagggcgggaTGTCGCTGAGCGGTCCCCTGGTGAACGACCCACTGTTCGTGTCCGCCTGGGACCGCCGTCGCAGCTTcgcgcgccgcccgctgcgcatGACAACCATCTTCGGCCCCACCTGCGATTCGATGGACTGCATCCTGAAGAAGCAGCCCTTCCCGGAGATGAAGCTGGGCGACTGGCTTCTGGTGCCAGACATGGGCAGctacaccaccgccgccgcaggctTCTTCAATGGTTTTGCGACACGCCGCCGTGAGTGGGTGAGCTCTGTGAACTTGTGCGCGAGGCCGAAGCCTGTGTATACACGTGAGGGCAACACGCTGAGGTGTATGAGCGAGTGA